Proteins encoded within one genomic window of Pantanalinema sp.:
- a CDS encoding type II secretion system F family protein, which produces MIIFLLIFSGVTVAAFAFSGALAPAGEGVGARVAELEGARAQRQRGGILRHLGALVEPMVKGLSITRKLDRQLYQVGWAWTPSEFLSACGLLALATGAIAGVVFGQPLAALAAGAVGAGVPFLQLAQKRGKVMKALNEQLPDALMLVINGLRAGNSFIQALQIVSKQMSGPIAQEFATTVSEINWGLSVETALSNLAERIGTVDIELTVAAMIVQRETGGNLSEILNNIHDTVRDRIKISGEVQAMTAQGRMSGIVLTCLPAGIAALFYLISPGYISSLFTDPRGHMLIGGAIVSQLLGVYFIRKIVDIKY; this is translated from the coding sequence ATGATCATCTTCCTGCTCATCTTCAGCGGCGTGACCGTCGCGGCCTTCGCCTTCTCGGGGGCGCTAGCGCCGGCAGGCGAGGGGGTCGGCGCCCGCGTCGCCGAGCTCGAGGGGGCGCGCGCTCAAAGGCAGCGCGGCGGCATCCTGCGTCACCTGGGAGCGCTCGTCGAGCCCATGGTCAAGGGGCTCTCGATCACGCGGAAGCTGGACCGGCAGCTCTACCAGGTGGGCTGGGCCTGGACCCCCAGCGAGTTCCTGAGCGCCTGCGGCCTGCTCGCGCTGGCCACCGGCGCCATCGCGGGGGTCGTCTTCGGGCAGCCGCTCGCCGCTTTGGCCGCCGGTGCCGTCGGCGCGGGGGTGCCCTTCCTCCAGCTCGCGCAGAAGCGCGGCAAGGTCATGAAGGCGCTCAACGAGCAGCTGCCGGACGCCCTGATGCTGGTCATCAACGGCCTGCGGGCGGGCAACTCGTTCATCCAGGCGCTGCAGATCGTCTCCAAGCAGATGTCGGGCCCCATCGCCCAGGAGTTCGCCACCACCGTCTCCGAGATCAACTGGGGCCTGAGCGTCGAGACGGCCCTGTCGAACCTGGCCGAGCGCATCGGCACGGTCGACATCGAGCTGACGGTGGCCGCCATGATCGTCCAGCGCGAGACGGGCGGCAACCTGAGCGAGATCCTCAACAACATCCACGACACCGTCCGCGATCGCATCAAGATCTCGGGCGAGGTCCAGGCCATGACCGCCCAGGGCCGCATGTCGGGCATCGTCCTGACCTGCCTGCCCGCGGGCATCGCGGCCCTGTTCTACCTGATCAGCCCCGGCTACATCAGCTCGCTGTTCACCGACCCGCGCGGCCACATGCTCATCGGGGGGGCGATCGTCTCGCAGCTCCTGGGCGTGTACTTCATCCGCAAGATCGTCGACATAAAGTATTAA